A genomic segment from Spirochaetaceae bacterium encodes:
- a CDS encoding TRAP transporter substrate-binding protein — protein MKKILSLLAVLLVAASLLACGERTRVLRLADIHADGYPTVVGALAFAEYVLRESNGSIRIEVFNNAVLGDERTTMEMVQTGSLAFVRIGTNPLSAINPVMNALSMPFLFRDRAHMFSVLDGPIGDEMLTSLTSQNLLGLSWLDAGFRNFYNSQREIRTPADMAGLRIRTQESALMMDMVRMLGASPTPMSMGEVYTSLQNGVIDGAENNWPSYVNAAHFEVAPFFTVNQHMAAPEMFLINTQLWNSFSAAEQDIIKRGALHGAQVQRRAWLEAEQHYENIARAAGNTITVPTPAELQLFADALMPLYDQPAYAQFAPIIERIRNVR, from the coding sequence ATGAAAAAAATTTTATCTTTACTGGCTGTATTGCTGGTAGCGGCATCTTTATTGGCTTGCGGCGAGCGCACACGCGTTCTTAGGTTAGCTGATATTCATGCCGATGGTTACCCAACGGTAGTAGGTGCGTTAGCTTTTGCCGAATATGTACTGCGCGAAAGTAATGGCTCTATCCGTATAGAGGTTTTTAATAACGCCGTACTTGGTGATGAACGTACCACAATGGAGATGGTGCAAACCGGTAGTTTGGCTTTTGTGCGTATTGGTACCAACCCTTTAAGCGCTATTAACCCGGTTATGAATGCCTTATCGATGCCCTTTTTATTTCGCGACCGGGCTCATATGTTTTCGGTGTTAGATGGCCCTATTGGCGATGAAATGTTAACCAGTTTAACCAGTCAAAACTTATTGGGTTTAAGTTGGTTAGATGCCGGTTTTAGAAACTTTTACAACAGCCAACGCGAAATTCGTACCCCAGCCGATATGGCCGGTTTACGCATCCGTACCCAAGAAAGTGCCTTAATGATGGATATGGTGCGTATGCTTGGCGCTTCGCCAACTCCTATGAGTATGGGCGAAGTTTACACCAGTTTACAAAACGGTGTTATTGATGGCGCCGAAAACAACTGGCCATCGTACGTAAACGCCGCTCACTTTGAAGTAGCGCCGTTTTTTACCGTAAACCAACATATGGCTGCTCCCGAAATGTTTTTAATTAATACTCAGCTATGGAATAGCTTTAGCGCTGCCGAGCAAGATATAATTAAACGCGGCGCTTTGCATGGCGCACAGGTACAACGCAGGGCATGGCTTGAGGCCGAGCAACATTACGAAAACATAGCTAGGGCTGCCGGGAATACTATTACCGTTCCTACCCCGGCTGAACTACAGCTTTTTGCCGATGCTTTAATGCCTTTATATGACCAACCGGCCTATGCCCAATTTGCTCCTATAATAGAACGCATTCGCAACGTAAGATAA